Part of the Labrenzia sp. PHM005 genome is shown below.
AAGTCCCGGATAAAGCCGCGGATCTCCCGGGCAGCGCTGGTATCCAGTTCATCACATAGCTCAACAAACCGGTCCCGTTCATCGCTGCTAATGCGGATGACCAATTGACTGTCCTTCTTGGACTTCTTTGTCTTTTTTTGTTTTTCACCCATTTCAACCTCGCTTCAATACAGCTAGTGCATATAAAAACGATATGCAATGTATATACATAAAATATTTTAACTGTGTGGTCACTGACCGCCTTTGCAGTTAAGAGGCACTGCCTAGAGTTCATTTGCCGTGAATGGTCCGGAATGATCGATGATTAACGTCAGGATCAAGTAAGGGTTCGGGCCGGATATCCGGGCGCGCGCAGCTCAAATCCCTGTTTGGTCGCTGAAAACCCGATGCGTTCGTAGAACCGGTGTGCAGCGGTGTTTTGGATCCCCGATAGCAGCATTATCTTGTAGCACCCGGCGTCCCAAGCCGAGTCAGAAGCGGCTTTGAGCACCTGTTCGCCGTAGCCCCGCCCACGATGGTCGCGATGCGTGACCACATTTTCGATCAATGCATAGGGCGCGCAGCCACGGGTGAAATTGGGAACGACGATCAAGGTACAGGTGGTGACAGGCACGTCACCAAGACACCCAATCAGTATCGTCATGCCTGGATGGCGCAGTATCGTTTCGAAGGTTTTTGCTTGTATCTCTTCCGTTGCTGGCAGGTCGTCACCAATCAGGTGTTGGTAGAGCTCTGTAAGGCCGGAAAAATCATACGATTTGGCCGCACGGATTGAGAGGGCGCTATCGGGTTTGGTCACTTCGATGCCTTTCTGCCATTGGGAAACAAAAAAGCCCGCCGAGTGGCGGGCCTTGTATTTTGATGGTTCCAGAAAGTCAGTCGATGTCGACGTAATCTTCCGGGCCGAGGCCAAGGCGGCCATCGACATAATCGCCGCAATTGCCGATCAGCGTGTCCATGTCGTTTTCAAAGAAGTGGTTGGCACCCGGAATCGTCTGATGATCGATGATGATTCCCTTTTGGGTTTTCAATTTATCGACCAGCGTCTGGACGTCTTTCTGCGGCACGACCTTGTCCTGATCGCCATGAATGATCAGGCCCGAAGACGGGCAGGGGGCCAAAAACGAGAAGTCATGCAGGTTGGCCGGCGGGGCAACGGAGATGAACCCCTCGACTTCCGGGCGGCGCATCAGGAGCTGCATGCCGATCCAGGCACCAAAGGAGAAACCGGCGATCCAGCAGGCCCGCGCATCCGGATGGACTGTCTGCACCCAATCCAGCGCTGCTGCGGCATCAGACAATTCGCCCTGACCGTGGTCGAATGACCCTTGAGACCGGCCGACGCCGCGGAAATTGAAGCGCAACACGGCAAATCCGCGTTTCGCGAACATGTAGTACATTTGATAAACAATCTGGTTGTTCATCGTGCCGCCAAACTGGGGATGCAGATGCAGGACCAGAGCGATGGGGGCGTTGCGCTTTTTTGCGGGATGAAACCGGCCTTCCAGCCGGCCAGCGGGACCGTTAAAGATCACCTCAGGCATGAAGCGATTTATCCTTTTGTTTTTATCCGTAGCCGGATGGCTGCGGGGAGGGACCGTCTACGTGGTTTTCCTAAGTCTAAAACTTGACTCTTTGGCTCCAAGTTTCTAGAACCCTGTTTAGAATTATTCGAAAGTTCGCATCACCAAAACAGCAACACTCGGTTCGACCGTTGACGCTGTTATCGTCATCACAGCGGAAAATATCAAGTTTTTCGGACATGTGATTGGAAAAGATGTGATTTTCGGACCGAACTCTGTGTCCTGTTTCGCGTTTGAGGTGTCATGCCGCGCCAATTTGACCCGATCTATCTCGATCACAACGCTGGTGCGCCGCTGCGCCCGGTGGTGCGCGAGGCCATGATCGCGGCATTGCAGGAGGCTGGAAACGCATCGTCTGTGCATACACACGGCCGGAAAGCGCGTGGCAAAATCGAAGAAGCCAGAGACGCGGTTGCACGTTTATGCGGTTCCAAAACCCGTGCGGTGACATTTGTCTCCGGCGGCACAGAGGCCAACATGACGGCATTGACGCCTGCATGGCAGGACCAAGGTGCACCGGTTTACCTGGATAAACTGTTTCGTAGTGCGATTGAACATCCTTCCGTTGTGACGGGCGGACGGTTTCCGGTCGTTGACCAGGTGGTTGTTCCCGTTGATGAAAAGGGTGTGGTCCGTCTGGAAGCGCTTGAAGAGCTGATCAAAGACGTCGATCCAAGTCTGATTTCTGTCATGGCTGCCAACAATGAGACCGGGGTTGTTCAGCCGCTCTCAGACATTGGCGCGCTTGCACAACAATATGGCCATTTCTTCCATGTCGACGCGGTCCAAGCTGCCGGCCGGATGCCGATTGATGTGGAAGCTTGGCAGGCAGATGTCATCACCCTGTCGGCACATAAATTCGGTGGTCCGCAAGGCATTGGTGCCGTTGTCGTCCGCTCAACGGCCCGGGTTCCGGCTCCGCTAATGGTCGGCGGTGGTCAGGAGAATTGGCGCCGCGGCGGAACGGAAAATGTCGCTGCCATTTCTGGATTTGGCGCTGCGGCAATTTCAGCCCTTGAGGAAGCGGCCGAAACACGCCATCTCCTGCATCTGAGGACGAGGCTGGAAGAGGGCTTGCGCGCTGTTTGCCCGCAAACAATCATCTTCGGAGAGGGCGCAGATCGGCTCGCCAACACGGTTTGTTTCGCAGTTCACGGCATTTCTGCTGAAACAGCACTGATCGCTTTTGACCTTGAGCGCGTATCACTGTCGTCGGGGTCAGCCTGTTCTTCGGGCAAAGTCTCTGTGTCACATGTTCTGACGGCCATGAATGTGGACGAAGAGACCGCCCGTTGCGCGCTACGGATCAGCATGGGCTGGGACACCAGTGAAGCAGATGTGGCGCGATTCCTGGAGATCTGGCCGAAGATTGTCGACCGGTTGAATCCGGAGGCGCGGCACCAGGCTGCTTAAAAAGTGAATTTCAGCGGTGCGCCGCTGACCGAAATGGCTTCTGTCCATGCGTTTGGGCGAGGCGAATGAGTTAGGAAGCTGCGGACAAAAGGTCCGCCAATTGGAGGCAAGCGATGCCAGCTGTACAGGAAACCATCGAACAGGTGAAAGCCATCGATGTTGACCAGTATAAATACGGCTTTGTGACGGACATTGAGTCCGAAAAAGGCGCAAAGGGTCTTTCTGAAGAAACCATCCGGTTTTTGTCCGCCAAAAAGGACGAACCGGAATGGATGACGGAATGGCGTCTTGATGCGCTGCGCCGGTTCCAACAGATGGAAGAGCCGAGCTGGGCCCGTGTTTCCTATCCCAAGATCGATTTTGACGATCTTTATTATTGGGCCGCGCCGAAATCCGTCGAAGGTCCGAAGAGCCTGGATGAAGTCGATCCGGAGCTTCTGGCAACCTATGAAAAGCTCGGT
Proteins encoded:
- a CDS encoding GNAT family N-acetyltransferase, with translation MAALASARKITSTSTDFLEPSKYKARHSAGFFVSQWQKGIEVTKPDSALSIRAAKSYDFSGLTELYQHLIGDDLPATEEIQAKTFETILRHPGMTILIGCLGDVPVTTCTLIVVPNFTRGCAPYALIENVVTHRDHRGRGYGEQVLKAASDSAWDAGCYKIMLLSGIQNTAAHRFYERIGFSATKQGFELRAPGYPARTLT
- a CDS encoding alpha/beta hydrolase; the encoded protein is MPEVIFNGPAGRLEGRFHPAKKRNAPIALVLHLHPQFGGTMNNQIVYQMYYMFAKRGFAVLRFNFRGVGRSQGSFDHGQGELSDAAAALDWVQTVHPDARACWIAGFSFGAWIGMQLLMRRPEVEGFISVAPPANLHDFSFLAPCPSSGLIIHGDQDKVVPQKDVQTLVDKLKTQKGIIIDHQTIPGANHFFENDMDTLIGNCGDYVDGRLGLGPEDYVDID
- a CDS encoding cysteine desulfurase family protein, whose protein sequence is MPRQFDPIYLDHNAGAPLRPVVREAMIAALQEAGNASSVHTHGRKARGKIEEARDAVARLCGSKTRAVTFVSGGTEANMTALTPAWQDQGAPVYLDKLFRSAIEHPSVVTGGRFPVVDQVVVPVDEKGVVRLEALEELIKDVDPSLISVMAANNETGVVQPLSDIGALAQQYGHFFHVDAVQAAGRMPIDVEAWQADVITLSAHKFGGPQGIGAVVVRSTARVPAPLMVGGGQENWRRGGTENVAAISGFGAAAISALEEAAETRHLLHLRTRLEEGLRAVCPQTIIFGEGADRLANTVCFAVHGISAETALIAFDLERVSLSSGSACSSGKVSVSHVLTAMNVDEETARCALRISMGWDTSEADVARFLEIWPKIVDRLNPEARHQAA